One Curtobacterium sp. MCLR17_007 DNA window includes the following coding sequences:
- a CDS encoding extracellular solute-binding protein has protein sequence MKRTRIIAGLAAVAVAAVGLAGCSSSGSASSDTIKIAYQKFGAFQQLDAQMKTVKTEYEKANPGKKVTLVPIQAQGNDYYTKLALMNKAAATAPDVMYEDTFLVKADAQAGYLLPLDKYTAKWKDWDQFYDNAKQAGEGVDGKTYGVPMGTDTRALWYNKDIFKKVGLPVPWQPKTWDDVLAAAKTIKEKSPDTIPFNIYSGKAQGEASTMQGFEMLLYGADGSGNTLYKDKKWVTGSKQFQESLQFVKDVYQGGLGPTPQQALDTNVGTTIAQTWLPKGQLAIDLDGSWQSGTWLKTGTAPWSEWNDVMGQAAMPTQNGQAPGYNSMSGGWTLAVGKNSKNPQAAFDFISTFLNKDGSLKYDTENSQIAVRKDVAEDSAYTDANPTFKFFSGLVEHTNFRPATSDYSQISNAVQVAMESVMTGQQTPKQAAAAYDDSVVQTVGKKNTVSG, from the coding sequence ATGAAACGCACCCGCATCATCGCCGGACTCGCAGCCGTGGCAGTCGCCGCAGTGGGTCTGGCAGGCTGCTCGAGCTCGGGGTCCGCCTCGAGCGACACCATCAAGATCGCCTACCAGAAGTTCGGCGCCTTCCAGCAGCTCGACGCCCAGATGAAGACCGTCAAGACCGAGTACGAGAAGGCGAACCCGGGCAAGAAGGTCACCCTCGTCCCCATCCAGGCGCAGGGCAACGACTACTACACGAAGCTCGCGCTGATGAACAAGGCCGCAGCGACGGCTCCGGACGTCATGTACGAGGACACGTTCCTGGTGAAGGCCGACGCCCAGGCCGGCTACCTGTTGCCGCTCGACAAGTACACGGCGAAGTGGAAGGACTGGGACCAGTTCTACGACAACGCCAAGCAGGCCGGTGAGGGCGTCGACGGCAAGACCTACGGCGTCCCCATGGGCACCGACACCCGTGCCCTCTGGTACAACAAGGACATCTTCAAGAAGGTCGGCCTGCCGGTCCCGTGGCAGCCCAAGACCTGGGACGACGTCCTCGCCGCGGCGAAGACGATCAAGGAGAAGTCCCCGGACACCATCCCGTTCAACATCTACTCCGGCAAGGCCCAGGGTGAAGCCTCGACCATGCAGGGCTTCGAGATGCTGCTGTACGGCGCGGACGGCTCCGGCAACACGCTCTACAAGGACAAGAAGTGGGTCACGGGCTCCAAGCAGTTCCAGGAGTCGCTGCAGTTCGTCAAGGACGTCTACCAGGGCGGCCTCGGCCCGACACCGCAGCAGGCGCTCGACACCAACGTCGGCACCACGATCGCCCAGACCTGGCTCCCCAAGGGCCAGCTGGCGATCGACCTCGACGGATCGTGGCAGTCGGGTACCTGGCTGAAGACCGGCACGGCGCCGTGGTCCGAGTGGAACGACGTGATGGGTCAGGCAGCGATGCCGACGCAGAACGGGCAGGCACCGGGCTACAACAGCATGTCGGGTGGCTGGACCCTGGCGGTCGGCAAGAACTCGAAGAACCCGCAGGCCGCGTTCGACTTCATCTCGACGTTTCTGAACAAGGACGGGTCGCTGAAGTACGACACGGAGAACAGCCAGATCGCCGTCCGCAAGGACGTTGCCGAGGACTCCGCGTACACGGACGCCAACCCGACGTTCAAGTTCTTCTCCGGGCTGGTGGAACACACCAACTTCCGCCCGGCGACGAGTGACTACTCGCAGATCTCGAACGCCGTCCAGGTCGCGATGGAGTCCGTGATGACCGGTCAGCAGACGCCGAAGCAGGCGGCTGCCGCGTACGACGACTCCGTCGTCCAGACGGTCGGCAAGAAGAACACCGTCTCCGGCTGA
- a CDS encoding sugar ABC transporter permease, translated as MRNAARAVPLLPAVVLLVIFLVGPVISSFYGSFTNSALTGVGASDQQFVGMKNYVELFQDPDFPKSVILTVVFLFASAVVGQNVLGLGLALLMREANKVVRSIVGTFVVAAWVLPEIVASFAAYAFFNDQGTLNSFLAFFGIKGANWLYTFPMLAIILANIWRGTAFSMLVYSAAVQEVPEEITESAEVDGATGWQRLVYITLPVIRRSISTNLMLTTLQTLSVFTLIYVMTGGGPGTNSSTLPILAYQEAFKFSQLGFGTAIATILLVVGAVFSIIYIKALKPEVD; from the coding sequence ATGCGCAACGCGGCGCGTGCCGTCCCCCTGCTGCCGGCTGTCGTCCTGCTCGTCATCTTCCTGGTCGGCCCCGTCATCTCGTCGTTCTACGGGTCGTTCACGAACTCCGCGCTGACCGGCGTCGGCGCTTCGGACCAGCAGTTCGTCGGCATGAAGAACTACGTCGAGCTGTTCCAGGATCCCGACTTCCCGAAGTCGGTCATCCTGACGGTCGTCTTCCTGTTCGCCTCGGCCGTGGTCGGGCAGAACGTGCTCGGGCTCGGCCTGGCGCTGCTCATGCGCGAGGCCAACAAGGTCGTCCGGTCGATCGTCGGCACCTTCGTCGTCGCGGCCTGGGTCCTGCCCGAGATCGTCGCCTCGTTCGCCGCGTACGCGTTCTTCAACGACCAGGGCACGCTGAACTCGTTCCTCGCCTTCTTCGGCATCAAGGGCGCCAACTGGCTGTATACGTTCCCGATGCTGGCGATCATCCTGGCGAACATCTGGCGCGGGACCGCGTTCTCGATGCTCGTGTACTCGGCCGCCGTGCAGGAGGTCCCGGAGGAGATCACCGAGTCCGCCGAGGTCGACGGTGCGACGGGCTGGCAGCGGCTCGTGTACATCACGCTGCCGGTGATCCGTAGGAGCATCTCCACCAACCTGATGCTGACGACGCTGCAGACGCTGTCGGTGTTCACGCTCATCTACGTGATGACGGGTGGTGGTCCGGGGACGAACTCCTCGACCCTGCCGATCCTGGCCTACCAAGAGGCCTTCAAGTTCTCGCAGCTCGGCTTCGGGACGGCGATCGCGACCATCCTGCTCGTCGTGGGTGCGGTCTTCTCGATCATCTACATCAAGGCCCTGAAGCCGGAGGTGGACTGA
- a CDS encoding carbohydrate ABC transporter permease, protein MTSPRGRTMRWTANIVLLVIAACFAVPLLWLVFASLDAQASLSVKIPSQFTLDNFTKVLTPELSFIPLANSLLLSGGTAVVTVVVALLAAYPLSRYKMRVNKPFLYSILFGTGLPITAMMVPVYALFVSLNLIDNIYGCIFFLAATSLPMAIWMAKNFMDSVPISLEEAAWTDGASMFTTLTRIVIPLMRPGIAVVSIFVFIQAWGNFFVPFVLLLSPDKVPAAVSIFNFFGQNGAVAYGQLAAFSIVYSVPVIALYVLVSRGLGGGNALAGGIKG, encoded by the coding sequence ATGACGTCGCCCCGCGGCCGCACGATGCGGTGGACGGCGAACATCGTGCTGCTCGTCATCGCGGCCTGCTTCGCGGTGCCGCTGCTCTGGCTGGTCTTCGCCTCGCTCGACGCACAGGCCTCGCTGTCCGTGAAGATCCCGTCGCAGTTCACGCTCGACAACTTCACCAAGGTGCTGACACCGGAGCTGTCCTTCATCCCGCTCGCCAACAGCCTGCTGCTGTCCGGGGGCACGGCCGTCGTGACCGTGGTCGTCGCGCTGCTGGCGGCGTACCCGCTGTCCCGGTACAAGATGCGCGTGAACAAGCCGTTCCTGTACAGCATCCTGTTCGGGACCGGTCTGCCGATCACCGCGATGATGGTGCCCGTCTACGCACTGTTCGTGTCGCTCAACCTGATCGACAACATCTACGGCTGCATCTTCTTCCTCGCCGCGACCAGCCTGCCGATGGCGATCTGGATGGCGAAGAACTTCATGGACTCGGTCCCGATCTCGCTCGAAGAGGCCGCGTGGACCGACGGTGCGTCGATGTTCACCACGCTGACCCGGATCGTCATCCCGCTGATGCGTCCGGGCATCGCCGTCGTGTCGATCTTCGTGTTCATCCAGGCGTGGGGGAACTTCTTCGTCCCCTTCGTCCTGCTGCTCTCGCCGGACAAGGTGCCGGCCGCCGTCAGCATCTTCAACTTCTTCGGGCAGAACGGTGCGGTCGCCTACGGGCAGCTCGCAGCGTTCTCGATCGTCTACTCGGTGCCCGTCATCGCGCTCTACGTGCTCGTGTCCCGCGGCCTCGGCGGGGGCAACGCCCTCGCCGGCGGCATCAAGGGCTAG
- a CDS encoding glycoside hydrolase family 38 C-terminal domain-containing protein, producing MHKDEPLVEARIARLVRDRVDPAVHRRSAPVTIEAWEVPDEPVPFDQAVGQTYTPFQVGSPWGGRPWGTTWFHVTGTVPADFGTAEGTTAELLVDLGFTKRHPGFQAEGLAYRPDGTTIKAIEPRNNAVPLTVGPGESFELYVEAGANPDIGGDSFQGATPLGSRSTAGDDPIYRVAALHVVERDDTVWELQQDLWVLRGLMAELPTDGTRGADILRALERAADALDPDDVAGTAADARAVLAPVLAVPASGAAHRAIAVGHAHIDSAWLWPVRETKRKCARTFSNVLDLMDRDPDFTFACSSAQQYAWMRDEYPSVFARIKQRVAEGRWIPVGGMWVESDTNLPGGEALARQFVAGKRFFLEEFGVDTPEAWLPDSFGYTGALPQIVRAAGSKWFVTQKPSWNETNVIPHTSFNWEGIDGSRILTHLPPADTYNSDVSPADLHRGERQNKERGTANTSMLLYGFGDGGGGPTREMVAAAHRQHDLDGSPRVSLGTPAQVFEQLEQELPTPGVWSGEMYLEFHRGTYTSQIRTKQGNRRSEHLLREAELWAATAAVRLGLDYPYDELEQAWHTVLLQQFHDILPGSSIAWVYENAEENYRLVADTLEGLIGTATTALANGGAAALAGVGSSSASVAGGGSGLLDAPSSEAVGGTGTSGSFVRFNAAPVTSGHAAALGGSVGPETQAVPPVPHGDGFVFDTGAVVATIDAAGHVVSFVEHGTGRDAIAPGAAGAEYTVFRDTPNQWEAWDIDRAYQRNGKPLSASSVAIEGDTVVVVRAVGSSTVTTRYSAVAGEPELVVETEVDWHEQQKLLKLAFPLDLKADQASSEIQFGHIDRPTHQNTSWDFARFETSAHRWVHVAEPGFGVAVANDSTYGHDITRATRPDGGTTTLVRESLLRGPTFPDPHADQGHHVFRTVLRVGPSVLDAADSGYRLNLPVRSVAGSTEVSPLVTVSSPQVLVEAVKLAEDRSGDVVVRLYEALGGRATDVGIDFGFDVASVTQVDLLERPLDASWDAGEPVVLTLRPFEIVTLRVRRA from the coding sequence ATGCACAAGGACGAACCACTCGTCGAAGCCCGGATCGCCCGCCTGGTGCGTGACCGCGTCGACCCCGCGGTGCACCGCCGGTCCGCACCGGTCACCATCGAGGCGTGGGAGGTGCCGGACGAGCCGGTGCCCTTCGACCAGGCCGTCGGCCAGACGTACACCCCGTTCCAGGTCGGCTCGCCCTGGGGCGGCCGCCCCTGGGGCACCACCTGGTTCCACGTCACCGGCACGGTGCCGGCGGACTTCGGCACCGCCGAGGGCACGACGGCGGAACTGCTCGTCGACCTCGGGTTCACCAAGCGGCACCCCGGCTTCCAGGCCGAGGGCCTGGCGTACCGCCCGGACGGCACCACCATCAAGGCCATCGAGCCGCGCAACAACGCCGTGCCGCTGACGGTCGGCCCGGGGGAGTCGTTCGAGCTCTACGTCGAGGCCGGCGCGAACCCGGACATCGGCGGCGACTCGTTCCAGGGCGCGACGCCGCTCGGGTCCCGCTCGACCGCGGGCGACGACCCGATCTACCGCGTCGCGGCGCTGCACGTCGTCGAGCGCGACGACACCGTCTGGGAACTGCAGCAGGACCTCTGGGTCCTGCGCGGCCTGATGGCGGAGCTCCCGACCGACGGCACCCGCGGCGCCGACATCCTGCGCGCACTCGAGCGTGCCGCCGACGCGCTCGACCCCGACGACGTCGCCGGCACCGCCGCTGACGCCCGGGCCGTCCTGGCTCCGGTGCTCGCCGTCCCCGCGTCCGGCGCAGCGCACCGCGCGATCGCCGTCGGGCACGCCCACATCGACTCCGCCTGGCTCTGGCCGGTCCGCGAGACGAAGCGCAAGTGCGCCAGAACGTTCTCGAACGTGCTCGACCTGATGGACCGCGACCCCGACTTCACGTTCGCGTGCTCGTCCGCGCAGCAGTACGCGTGGATGCGGGACGAGTACCCGTCGGTCTTCGCGCGCATCAAGCAGCGCGTCGCCGAGGGACGCTGGATCCCGGTCGGCGGGATGTGGGTCGAGTCCGACACGAACCTGCCCGGTGGCGAGGCCCTCGCGCGCCAGTTCGTCGCGGGCAAGCGGTTCTTCCTCGAGGAGTTCGGCGTCGACACCCCCGAGGCATGGCTCCCGGACTCGTTCGGGTACACGGGGGCGCTGCCGCAGATCGTCCGCGCCGCGGGGTCGAAGTGGTTCGTCACGCAGAAGCCGTCGTGGAACGAGACGAACGTCATCCCGCACACCTCGTTCAACTGGGAGGGCATCGACGGCTCCCGGATCCTCACGCACCTGCCGCCGGCGGACACCTACAACTCGGACGTCTCGCCCGCCGACCTGCACCGTGGGGAACGGCAGAACAAGGAGCGCGGGACCGCGAACACCTCGATGCTGCTCTACGGCTTCGGCGACGGCGGCGGTGGACCGACGCGCGAGATGGTCGCAGCCGCCCACCGGCAGCACGACCTCGACGGGTCGCCCCGGGTGTCGCTCGGCACCCCGGCGCAGGTGTTCGAGCAGCTCGAGCAGGAGCTCCCGACGCCCGGGGTCTGGTCGGGGGAGATGTACCTCGAGTTCCACCGCGGCACCTACACGTCGCAGATCCGGACCAAGCAGGGCAACCGACGGTCCGAGCACCTGCTGCGCGAGGCCGAGCTCTGGGCGGCCACCGCGGCCGTGCGGCTCGGACTCGACTACCCGTACGACGAACTCGAACAGGCCTGGCACACCGTCCTGCTGCAGCAGTTCCACGACATCCTGCCGGGCTCGTCAATCGCCTGGGTCTACGAGAACGCCGAGGAGAACTACCGGCTCGTCGCGGACACCCTCGAGGGGCTCATCGGCACCGCCACGACCGCACTGGCGAACGGCGGGGCCGCGGCGCTCGCCGGGGTCGGTTCGTCGTCGGCGTCGGTCGCCGGGGGCGGGTCGGGGCTGCTCGACGCGCCGTCGTCCGAGGCCGTCGGCGGCACGGGCACCAGCGGGTCGTTCGTGCGCTTCAACGCCGCGCCGGTCACGTCGGGGCACGCCGCCGCGCTGGGTGGTTCCGTCGGTCCCGAGACGCAGGCCGTGCCTCCCGTCCCGCACGGTGACGGCTTCGTGTTCGACACCGGCGCGGTCGTGGCGACCATCGACGCGGCCGGCCACGTCGTGTCCTTCGTCGAGCACGGCACCGGGCGCGACGCGATCGCCCCCGGGGCGGCCGGCGCGGAGTACACCGTGTTCCGCGACACCCCGAACCAGTGGGAGGCGTGGGACATCGACCGCGCCTACCAGCGCAACGGGAAGCCGCTGTCCGCGTCCTCCGTCGCGATCGAGGGCGACACGGTGGTCGTCGTGCGCGCGGTCGGTTCGTCGACCGTCACCACCCGGTACTCGGCCGTCGCTGGCGAGCCGGAACTCGTGGTCGAGACCGAGGTCGACTGGCACGAGCAGCAGAAGCTGCTGAAGCTGGCGTTCCCGCTCGACCTCAAGGCGGACCAGGCCTCGAGCGAGATCCAGTTCGGCCACATCGACCGGCCGACGCACCAGAACACGTCGTGGGACTTCGCCCGGTTCGAGACGAGCGCCCACCGCTGGGTGCACGTGGCCGAGCCCGGGTTCGGGGTCGCCGTCGCGAACGACTCGACGTACGGGCACGACATCACCCGCGCGACCCGTCCGGACGGCGGCACGACGACGCTCGTGCGCGAGTCGCTGCTGCGCGGGCCGACGTTCCCGGACCCGCACGCCGACCAGGGGCACCACGTGTTCCGCACGGTGCTGCGTGTCGGTCCCTCCGTGCTCGACGCGGCCGACTCGGGGTACCGGCTGAACCTGCCGGTGCGGTCGGTGGCCGGGTCGACCGAGGTGTCGCCGCTGGTGACGGTGTCGTCGCCGCAGGTCCTCGTCGAGGCCGTGAAGCTCGCCGAGGACCGCTCGGGTGACGTGGTCGTGCGGCTGTACGAGGCACTCGGCGGTCGGGCGACCGACGTCGGCATCGACTTCGGCTTCGACGTCGCGTCCGTCACGCAGGTCGACCTGCTCGAACGGCCGCTGGACGCATCGTGGGACGCGGGGGAGCCCGTCGTCCTGACGCTCCGCCCGTTCGAGATCGTCACGCTGCGGGTGCGGCGGGCATAG